One Candidatus Eisenbacteria bacterium genomic window carries:
- a CDS encoding peptidyl-prolyl cis-trans isomerase, which produces MKSFAFGREPGSAALLLAALLVTLADIAPATAAKSAVRPAGGVRQAAALPDSTLARVTIGPGAGEHRDLTRQQMIVAATRAGRRLDSLTPKDRREFLDILVDQAVLVARVEREPRHWERRDSSDYQQLRDRLVLRAALDSAMTVASAERAARGDTALAPQALGVLLRDQEVVKLAPRWNEAGLKEALAIFDTLPRPDSRMSILEQMRVAGVNPTVPDADAGVELVRTPLGSYTLGELMRDFARLNPMYRPRVGTVENVKELIGNALFEHALRKAAEDQGLEHLPRIAAALAERAEYLDVSRFVAREVYARIAMDSLSLRRYFEAHRSAFDTDERARVVSVTSPDRDAAAAMARRLAIPFEAESLAAQSERAGTPYATVLSRNSDSTLFARLVRGGVGFVAGPDSTTQGWRTMRVMALEPRQPRTFEQAEPMVKQQRYDSEGERLMRELLDSLRRQARVVVNEPALAKPLTAVDEGGGR; this is translated from the coding sequence ATGAAGTCCTTCGCGTTTGGCCGCGAACCAGGATCCGCCGCGCTGCTGCTGGCGGCGCTGCTGGTCACACTCGCCGACATCGCCCCGGCGACCGCCGCGAAATCTGCCGTGAGGCCCGCTGGTGGCGTCCGCCAGGCCGCCGCCCTGCCCGATTCCACGCTCGCCCGCGTCACCATCGGACCCGGCGCGGGTGAGCACCGGGATCTGACCCGGCAGCAGATGATCGTTGCCGCCACCCGCGCGGGGCGAAGGCTCGACTCCCTTACCCCGAAGGACCGGCGCGAGTTTCTCGATATCCTGGTGGACCAGGCCGTGCTCGTGGCCCGGGTCGAACGCGAGCCCAGGCACTGGGAGCGCCGCGACAGCAGCGACTACCAGCAACTGCGCGACCGGCTCGTCCTGCGGGCGGCGCTCGACTCGGCGATGACCGTGGCCAGCGCCGAGCGGGCCGCGCGCGGCGACACGGCGCTCGCTCCGCAGGCGCTCGGCGTCCTGCTGCGCGACCAGGAGGTCGTGAAGCTCGCGCCGCGGTGGAACGAGGCGGGCCTGAAGGAGGCGCTCGCGATCTTCGACACGCTGCCCCGCCCGGACTCCCGCATGTCCATCCTCGAGCAGATGCGCGTCGCCGGCGTCAATCCGACGGTTCCGGACGCCGACGCCGGGGTGGAGCTCGTGCGCACGCCGCTCGGCAGCTACACGCTCGGCGAGCTGATGCGCGACTTCGCGCGCCTGAATCCGATGTATCGCCCGCGCGTGGGCACGGTCGAGAACGTGAAGGAGTTGATCGGCAACGCGCTGTTCGAGCACGCGCTGCGCAAGGCCGCCGAGGACCAGGGCCTCGAACACCTGCCGCGGATCGCGGCCGCGCTGGCCGAGCGCGCGGAGTACCTCGACGTCTCGCGCTTCGTGGCGCGCGAGGTGTACGCGAGGATCGCCATGGACTCGCTGAGCCTGCGGCGCTACTTCGAAGCGCACCGGTCCGCGTTCGACACCGACGAGCGCGCACGCGTCGTGAGCGTGACCTCGCCGGACCGCGACGCGGCCGCGGCGATGGCGAGACGGCTCGCGATCCCGTTCGAGGCCGAGTCGCTGGCGGCGCAGAGCGAGCGCGCGGGTACGCCCTACGCGACGGTGCTTTCACGAAACAGCGACAGCACCCTGTTCGCACGGCTCGTGCGCGGCGGCGTCGGGTTCGTCGCCGGACCCGATTCGACGACGCAGGGCTGGCGGACGATGCGGGTGATGGCGCTCGAGCCCCGGCAGCCCCGGACGTTCGAGCAGGCCGAGCCGATGGTGAAGCAGCAGCGCTACGACTCGGAAGGCGAACGGCTCATGCGCGAACTGCTCGACAGCCTGCGCCGGCAGGCGCGCGTCGTCGTGAACGAACCCGCGCTGGCGAAGCCGCTGACCGCCGTGGACGAGGGAGGTGGACGATGA
- a CDS encoding prolyl oligopeptidase family serine peptidase: MSARPLLRLLAAAGALACLAAGPRHAAALDFPGLTLECRPASIAANEEGYWRFALVLRNGTGLGVYGDSMEVVIQPQDSTAEPLHRRLLVPSGADALSDGDSLETEVLLNATTSRARLEVVFHFHAGTGETGVARGSLLAVGSELEDLHPSQVVRVAGLDVELRRFPADEAQAGGGAVLLLPGEARRPESLLAPAARLAGQGVAVLIAGLPRGGGDFAGPASRAAAFAALDTLLNMPGVAANRVGVWGISQGATLALELALARPGAFRAVASQSGSYDLWATWRAALPDAKDAIVAAAGRDSAGWRDRSPLKQAAAFKPALIVVHGELDPVYPVGPAQAFADAVRAAGGDVTEKILPRRGHTVPYIEAARFLLQRLGP, translated from the coding sequence ATGAGCGCGCGCCCGCTCCTGCGACTGCTGGCCGCCGCGGGGGCGCTGGCCTGCCTTGCGGCCGGTCCGCGGCACGCCGCCGCCCTGGATTTCCCGGGGCTCACCCTCGAGTGCCGGCCGGCCTCCATCGCCGCGAACGAGGAAGGTTACTGGCGCTTCGCGCTGGTGCTGCGCAATGGCACCGGCCTTGGCGTCTATGGCGACAGCATGGAGGTCGTGATCCAACCCCAGGACTCGACCGCGGAGCCGCTTCATCGGCGGCTGCTCGTGCCCAGCGGCGCCGACGCCCTGAGCGACGGCGACTCGCTCGAGACCGAAGTGCTGCTGAACGCGACCACGTCACGGGCACGGCTCGAGGTCGTGTTCCACTTCCATGCGGGCACCGGCGAGACCGGCGTCGCGCGCGGCTCGCTGCTGGCGGTGGGCAGCGAACTCGAGGACCTGCACCCGTCGCAGGTGGTGCGCGTCGCCGGGTTGGACGTGGAGCTGCGCCGGTTCCCGGCCGACGAGGCGCAGGCCGGTGGCGGCGCCGTCCTGCTGCTGCCGGGCGAGGCACGTCGTCCCGAGAGCCTGCTCGCGCCGGCCGCGAGGCTCGCCGGACAGGGCGTCGCGGTGCTGATCGCGGGCCTGCCGCGCGGCGGCGGCGACTTCGCCGGGCCCGCTTCGCGCGCGGCGGCCTTCGCCGCATTGGACACGCTGCTGAACATGCCCGGCGTCGCGGCGAACCGGGTCGGCGTGTGGGGCATTTCGCAGGGCGCGACGCTCGCGCTCGAGCTGGCGCTCGCGCGGCCCGGTGCCTTCCGCGCCGTGGCGTCACAGTCCGGCAGCTACGACCTGTGGGCGACCTGGCGCGCGGCGCTGCCCGACGCGAAGGACGCCATCGTGGCGGCCGCGGGTCGGGACAGCGCCGGGTGGCGCGATCGCTCCCCACTGAAGCAGGCCGCGGCGTTCAAGCCGGCGCTGATCGTCGTGCACGGCGAGCTGGATCCGGTGTACCCCGTCGGTCCCGCGCAGGCGTTCGCCGATGCCGTCCGGGCGGCCGGCGGAGACGTCACCGAAAAGATCCTGCCCCGGAGGGGGCACACGGTGCCGTACATCGAGGCTGCGCGCTTCCTGCTGCAGCGACTGGGGCCGTAG
- a CDS encoding peptidyl-prolyl cis-trans isomerase, translating to MRPTVLSRGLSSLLALTLAACFAPSARAAAEPKTIEYIDGVPDTGQFLPNSAILARVANRKISVFSFRDFYFLSNPEIRPAGDSLGRAEFLTNMIRKEVLGLTALSSGIPLNFEDRSQLREERTTLLSNRLFELNVLNLPPVPEDSLRRIYAYEGYEQRLRVIHFTDRALAEASRKALMRDTSAWVATSLRYNPPSLQQGFGEIGWVKFENVPIAIALQLWRVAPGGFSPVLPAPAGYQVFQVLERRTRPQAEFRIMRPAIEGLVREYAMELRRTALMDEAKKGMHVRYDTTNAAWASKLFSQAVTIGREAAGQTVHIDENVPEFSPADTARTISEWDGGRISLGELTHAYSDIPVVLRPVINTPELLMGYADAIMLAPRMLELAIARGLEKDSVFLAKVERKREQILVGKMVEDSVFSRIYVTRQERLDYYQKNRNGFLTFPSVDYAVIVRSSKAGADSVAARLVAGETVAAILHADSLEKNFRTGTRHATTAEHVPYSKVLFEEMRPGDHRVLGPDRQGDWACVVLLNFDPGRQMPYKEVETLVDESVRNIKGEQALNAFVDRLKHRYPIEAHYDLLMKVKLVTPRDGESEAN from the coding sequence ATGCGCCCGACCGTACTTTCACGGGGCCTCTCGTCACTGCTGGCCCTGACGCTCGCCGCCTGCTTCGCACCCTCCGCCCGGGCGGCCGCCGAGCCAAAGACGATCGAGTACATCGACGGCGTGCCCGACACGGGCCAGTTCCTGCCCAACTCCGCGATTCTCGCCCGTGTGGCCAACCGCAAGATCAGCGTGTTCTCGTTCCGGGACTTCTATTTTCTGTCGAACCCCGAGATCCGGCCCGCCGGCGACAGCCTCGGGCGCGCCGAGTTCCTGACGAACATGATCCGCAAGGAAGTGCTCGGGCTCACCGCGCTTTCGTCGGGCATTCCGCTCAACTTCGAGGATCGTTCGCAGTTGCGCGAGGAGCGCACGACGCTGCTCTCGAACCGGCTCTTCGAACTGAACGTGCTCAACCTGCCGCCGGTGCCCGAGGACTCGCTGCGAAGGATCTACGCGTACGAGGGGTACGAGCAGCGCCTGCGGGTCATCCATTTCACCGACCGCGCGCTCGCGGAGGCCAGCCGCAAGGCGTTGATGCGCGACACGTCGGCGTGGGTCGCGACGTCCCTGCGCTACAACCCCCCGTCCCTGCAGCAGGGCTTCGGCGAGATCGGCTGGGTGAAGTTCGAGAACGTGCCGATCGCGATCGCACTCCAGCTCTGGAGGGTCGCGCCCGGCGGGTTTTCGCCGGTTCTCCCCGCGCCCGCCGGCTACCAGGTCTTTCAGGTTCTGGAACGCCGTACGCGCCCGCAGGCCGAGTTCCGGATCATGCGTCCGGCGATCGAGGGGCTGGTGCGCGAATATGCCATGGAACTGCGCCGCACCGCCCTGATGGACGAGGCCAAGAAGGGCATGCATGTCCGTTACGACACGACCAACGCCGCGTGGGCCTCGAAGCTCTTCTCGCAGGCGGTCACGATTGGACGCGAGGCGGCGGGCCAGACCGTGCATATCGACGAAAACGTGCCGGAGTTCTCGCCTGCGGACACGGCCCGGACGATCAGCGAGTGGGATGGCGGGCGGATCTCGCTCGGGGAGCTCACCCACGCCTACTCCGACATTCCCGTGGTTCTGCGCCCGGTCATCAATACGCCCGAGCTGCTGATGGGCTACGCCGACGCGATCATGCTGGCGCCACGCATGCTGGAGCTCGCGATCGCCCGGGGACTCGAAAAGGACTCGGTCTTCCTCGCGAAGGTCGAGCGCAAGCGCGAGCAGATCCTGGTCGGCAAGATGGTCGAGGACTCGGTCTTCTCCCGCATCTACGTGACCCGGCAGGAACGGCTCGACTACTACCAGAAGAACCGGAACGGGTTCCTGACGTTCCCGTCGGTGGATTACGCGGTCATCGTGCGCAGCTCGAAGGCGGGCGCCGACTCGGTGGCCGCCCGGCTCGTGGCGGGTGAGACGGTCGCGGCGATCCTGCATGCCGACAGCCTGGAGAAGAACTTCCGTACCGGCACTCGGCACGCGACGACCGCGGAGCACGTGCCGTACAGCAAGGTGCTGTTCGAGGAGATGCGCCCCGGCGATCATCGCGTGCTCGGGCCGGACCGCCAGGGGGACTGGGCCTGCGTCGTGCTGTTGAACTTCGACCCCGGCCGGCAGATGCCGTACAAGGAGGTCGAGACCCTCGTGGACGAATCGGTGCGGAACATCAAGGGCGAGCAGGCGCTGAATGCGTTCGTGGACCGCCTCAAGCATCGCTACCCGATCGAGGCGCACTACGACCTGCTGATGAAGGTGAAGCTCGTCACCCCGCGCGACGGCGAGTCCGAGGCCAACTAG